One window from the genome of Salisaeta longa DSM 21114 encodes:
- a CDS encoding phosphatidylserine decarboxylase family protein encodes MIAREGYSLIAGATVLALLLGIGSLWLQSWMTRAPVLVLAVALVAFTVYFFRDPDRTTPPVARNGEAFVAPADGRVVEVVQENEPLYLKGPSTRISIFLSPLDVHVNRAPANGVVEYVKYRPGDYLVAWHPKASEKNERSEIGTRHPSGSKVLFKQIAGAVARRIVFHVETGDTLRAGERFGIVKFGSRMDVHVPPGVEVTATVDDVVRAGETVLGTFPDAPPAAADASEQTATTP; translated from the coding sequence GTGATTGCTCGCGAAGGCTATTCGCTTATTGCCGGTGCTACGGTGCTGGCGCTTCTTTTGGGTATCGGTTCGCTGTGGCTGCAGTCGTGGATGACGCGCGCGCCGGTGCTTGTGCTGGCTGTGGCCCTGGTGGCCTTCACGGTGTACTTCTTTCGTGATCCCGACCGCACCACGCCGCCGGTGGCCCGCAACGGCGAAGCGTTTGTGGCACCGGCCGATGGCCGCGTGGTAGAGGTTGTGCAGGAGAACGAGCCCCTGTACCTCAAGGGGCCGTCTACACGCATTTCCATCTTTCTCTCGCCGCTCGATGTGCACGTAAACCGCGCGCCGGCCAACGGCGTCGTTGAGTACGTAAAGTACCGGCCGGGCGATTACCTGGTGGCGTGGCACCCAAAGGCGAGCGAGAAGAACGAGCGCTCCGAGATTGGCACCCGCCACCCCAGCGGCTCCAAGGTGCTGTTTAAGCAAATTGCCGGTGCCGTGGCGCGGCGCATCGTCTTTCATGTGGAGACCGGCGATACGCTGCGGGCGGGCGAGCGCTTCGGGATCGTGAAGTTTGGATCGCGCATGGACGTACACGTGCCGCCGGGCGTGGAGGTTACCGCTACCGTGGACGATGTGGTGCGGGCGGGTGAAACCGTGCTGGGGACGTTCCCCGATGCGCCCCCGGCGGCTGCCGATGCTTCTGAACAGACCGCCACCACGCCCTAA